From the genome of Miscanthus floridulus cultivar M001 chromosome 10, ASM1932011v1, whole genome shotgun sequence, one region includes:
- the LOC136485307 gene encoding uncharacterized protein, which translates to MDSGADTAGEALDEMPQEKRRRFDAERDSSPWAGLQADALGVVLRFLPCLADRARVRSVCRNWRAASRGRGVAPPLPVLVMPRFRFAGMTPGGVLTATARRAWMPSEVDADHADCVGSSDAWLVGARQAGGECFLVNVFSHVVLHLPRLGDSDHSHWACSLRKVALSGSPETGPKCIVAAFAFCRSKPELALWRPGMKAWRVWQHSLIAGHIDMAFYQGRLYMLWRFSPSLFVFEIAEDGHGVKFSRMKDCLLEKLLPTPLGSNHVLSCNMVEWRGRLLLIIRYYGGYQVRHRVLKVEVFAMDFSTKPISLTEIHSFGGDCIFVGSDGCKSFPAGQYRGVEGDLIYFVPDHYNPHDAFVYNMRDGKTRLIVEPLPHRICAPVQSLGFPVWLFPPE; encoded by the exons ATGGATTCGGGCGCGGACACCGCCG GCGAGGCGCTCGACGAAATGCCCCAAGAGAAGAGGCGAAGATTTGACGCCGAGCGCGACTCGTCGCCGTGGGCGGGCCTCCAGGCTGACGCCCTGGGCGTCGTGCTCCGCTTCCTCCCCTGCCTCGCCGACCGCGCCAGGGTGCGGTCCGTGTGCCGCAACTGGCGCGCCGCCTCCCGCGGCCGCGGCGTGGCCCCGCCCCTGCCCGTGCTGGTGATGCCCAGGTTCAGGTTCGCCGGCATGACCCCCGGGGGCGTGCTGACGGCGACGGCGCGGCGCGCTTGGATGCCGTCGGAGGTGGATGCCGACCATGCCGACTGCGTGGGATCCTCTGATGCGTGGCTCGTGGGCGCCAGGCAGGCCGGCGGCGAGTGCTTCTTGGTGAATGTCTTCTCCCACGTGGTGCTCCATCTACCGCGCCTGGGCGATTCCGATCACAGCCATTGGGCCTGCTCACTGCGCAAAGTGGCGCTATCTGGTTCACCTGAGACGGGGCCCAAGTGCATTGTGGCTGCTTTCGCGTTCTGCAGGTCCAAGCCTGAACTGGCGCTCTGGAGACCTGGGATGAAGGCATGGCGTGTTTGGCAGCATTCTTTGATTGCTGGGCATATCGATATGGCCTTCTATCAGGGGAGACTGTACATGCTCTGGAGGTTCTCGCCATCCCTCTTCGTCTTTGAAATCGCAGAGGATGGGCATGGGGTCAAGTTCTCTCGTATGAAGGATTGTCTGCTGGAGAAGCTCCTCCCTACCCCTCTTGGGTCCAATCATGTATTGAGCTGCAACATGGTGGAGTGGCGCGGAAGACTGTTGTTGATCATCAGATACTATGGTGGTTACCAAGTCAGGCACAGAGTTCTTAAGGTTGAAGTGTTTGCGATGGACTTCAGCACGAAACCAATTAGCCTCACTGAGATCCACAGTTTTGGTGGCGACTGCATCTTTGTTGGTTCAGACGGCTGCAAGTCCTTTCCTGCTGGTCAGTACCGTGGAGTTGAAGGCGACCTTATCTACTTTGTTCCTGATCATTACAACCCTCATGATGCATTTGTGTACAACATGAGAGATGGCAAGACAAGGCTCATTGTTGAGCCATTGCCTCACCGCATTTGTGCACCAGTGCAGAGCCTTGGTTTCCCGGTGTGGTTGTTTCCTCCGGAGTAA